A region of Desulfovibrio sp. DNA encodes the following proteins:
- a CDS encoding recombinase family protein: MQGKRIGYIRISAFDQNPARQLEQVQVDRTFTDRASGKDTKRLELEALLAFVREGDTVVVHSMDRLARNLDDLRRLVQGLTKAGIRVEFVKEGLVFTGDDSPMATLLLSVMGAFAEFERSLLRERQREGIALAKQRGAYRGRKKALSHAQAAHLRQRARAGEQKALLAREFGISRETVYQYIRSER; the protein is encoded by the coding sequence ATGCAAGGCAAACGCATCGGGTATATCCGCATCAGTGCCTTCGACCAAAACCCCGCCCGGCAATTGGAACAGGTTCAGGTCGATCGCACCTTCACGGACAGAGCATCGGGGAAAGACACCAAGAGGCTTGAATTAGAGGCGTTGTTGGCCTTTGTCCGGGAAGGGGATACGGTGGTCGTTCACAGCATGGACCGTCTGGCCCGCAATCTCGATGATCTTCGTCGGCTCGTGCAAGGATTGACCAAGGCTGGCATTCGGGTGGAGTTCGTAAAAGAAGGATTGGTCTTCACCGGCGACGATTCGCCTATGGCAACCCTTCTGCTGTCCGTCATGGGGGCCTTCGCGGAGTTCGAGCGCTCCCTCCTTCGGGAACGACAACGAGAAGGGATCGCCCTTGCCAAGCAACGAGGGGCTTACCGGGGAAGGAAGAAGGCGCTGTCGCACGCACAAGCGGCACATTTACGACAACGCGCAAGAGCTGGCGAGCAAAAGGCGCTCCTAGCGCGGGAGTTCGGGATCAGCCGAGAAACGGTCTATCAGTATATCCGCTCTGAGAGATGA